In one window of Candidatus Methylacidiphilales bacterium DNA:
- a CDS encoding chitobiase/beta-hexosaminidase C-terminal domain-containing protein, translating to MHTKPAALILTTLLGLSALTCAISAAEGYYREPSWKPRAILPAADALRGDFWPAPPKVEVDYLDPAFADDRLSSVPPPGVHPRVLLSPADVDRIRAKVALGEKAPAAFRVMWARVSESRSAFYALVAKDDVLGRKLAADLVRKIKTLEPKLDKIDAQPDRDNLWCVERSLTASGDPDPPTEIWALLDYDYLHGWMTPEERESARRVIARLTRGRISNFMTYPEHFMINNHQGFGMEYIRLLLLIEGEKGYDPAVFKLAVRKCRAMLNWYLNKDGMCYESIKGWLNISAFVAVGRRERDFLKHSHLRAKMNFFQQAIRWVDGRWQIRDEMRASAFHVIWMMRYFHPGDLGYDWLYRATFSSHDFLTDPKAKWPNPVGISPDLLLLFAEEGMLDKQGRPLDWNDQARIDALKLPLTWKDDTRGYLLAKNSSRIDDLKLGFVCKQDFFYGGHEGSETNRLTLWAHGVNWVRDVDMLAVKATGLQNMLTIDGKGLAWPPCPGVWLGVQDSPLGVTAAGDGKIAYSHSKVMQVHPLDFPSAKIPYYAPFAEGNYDLTRDLQVAFHPGTVQWDDGYAHTDYGPWSGETRLVEHYKSNNPVEQAYRTVHLARGARPYVLVLDDARKDGKSHLYEWNISVPDGARLVEAKIPEVQFQNVDPSEKRQSDLILGLEGTPRDPKSGRLTPAKGDPLLLVRVLWRNSPYGYPVPRLENTPVEVHYPYKGSARLTIPAISESPEFRVMLYPFRQGDPLPVTEWNRDRSELSVVIGDQKDTYRFAQADGGRTVFAMQREGKSGGEIPTRATPARPVLDVRGVRTDVNEARTTRAEGEVPEYRFDGMIQAGWVRPPAPAYVVYTLDGTPPHAKSPRYQTPLEIKKTTEVQARIVDPAWPGGQSMGAVLKARFIQVPAAAGISQPPAGSQSGLQVRVYEKKTVMWDDRGFFRANKVMLPDLDRETPVSTSLAPGFQLPHTVPLAATDKQVKGFYRFTGWFRADAPGAHEFAVDSCGPVRLQVAGQTVMASTGVYHQQQAVRRGTAVLGTGWHPLELIVCDPLYWNLATADLMPFRVTVRHESGPDQAIDHSRLATSPLSAAAPFAPAVVWKEARPAPGWMEPGVVLSIFERENKNHDPDYLDIEGLPPLRQEKTEVLEANLRPALVRVYDGWFHAPADGIYAFDLPSRRGASAGLGELRAAYQNQLRIDGEVVVQRGIPGRFPLRRIGLKAGWHEVSLRLGSSPAAGSVTYPDGQTLPLTAAELSRPLTVDIRPKDAARADSVVEIFRPTPVVLSLPAGREGQIRYTLDGRDPGPDATLYRGPVTVAGNATLTAAAYVQGRAQAATPPARVAFSLVDRPLRDRIGHVDFAGWNGEQGPMANAQPCAVWVAPEGKPGSGPGSVGRVLLANPQPAKATGEAGQIVDINLTKGLGNSAFKLTGLRMRDNAITVGVWFRSPSADGKLFGKDGLTAFGKSYKTVSCALSRGHIQVGPGKFSGGKVAPGEWTHVVLASDADAQILYINGEKVAAGPGSPSLATDALDFFTDHTAEVASASVYGRVLGPDEIRQWYVKVSATPEIPGKATPRKTP from the coding sequence ATGCACACCAAGCCTGCCGCACTCATTCTGACCACCCTCCTCGGACTCTCCGCACTTACCTGTGCCATCTCGGCCGCAGAGGGGTATTATCGCGAACCGTCGTGGAAACCCCGCGCCATCCTTCCCGCCGCCGATGCGCTGCGCGGCGACTTCTGGCCCGCCCCGCCGAAGGTGGAGGTGGATTACCTCGACCCGGCATTCGCCGACGACCGGCTCTCGTCCGTCCCGCCCCCCGGCGTCCATCCCCGTGTTCTCTTGTCACCCGCGGATGTCGACCGCATCCGGGCCAAGGTCGCCCTGGGTGAAAAGGCCCCGGCGGCCTTCCGCGTCATGTGGGCCCGGGTGTCCGAGTCCCGCAGCGCCTTCTATGCCCTGGTGGCCAAGGACGATGTCCTTGGCCGCAAGCTGGCCGCCGACTTGGTGCGCAAAATCAAAACCCTTGAACCCAAGCTGGACAAAATCGACGCCCAGCCCGACCGGGACAACCTGTGGTGCGTGGAACGATCCCTGACCGCCTCCGGCGATCCCGATCCGCCGACGGAAATCTGGGCCCTGCTCGACTACGATTACCTCCACGGGTGGATGACACCGGAGGAACGCGAATCCGCCCGACGTGTCATCGCCCGTTTGACCCGCGGACGCATCTCCAACTTCATGACCTACCCCGAGCACTTCATGATCAACAACCACCAGGGCTTCGGCATGGAATACATCCGTCTTCTCCTGCTCATCGAGGGGGAAAAAGGCTATGACCCCGCCGTCTTCAAACTCGCGGTGCGCAAGTGCCGGGCCATGCTGAACTGGTATCTGAACAAAGACGGCATGTGCTACGAGTCGATCAAGGGTTGGCTCAACATCTCCGCCTTTGTCGCGGTCGGACGGCGCGAGCGGGATTTCCTCAAACACAGCCACCTCCGCGCCAAGATGAATTTCTTCCAACAAGCCATCCGCTGGGTGGATGGCCGCTGGCAGATCCGCGACGAGATGCGGGCCTCGGCCTTCCATGTCATCTGGATGATGCGCTACTTCCATCCCGGCGATCTGGGTTACGACTGGCTTTATCGGGCCACCTTTTCCTCGCACGATTTCCTGACCGATCCCAAGGCCAAGTGGCCCAATCCGGTGGGCATTTCCCCCGATCTGCTCCTGCTCTTTGCCGAGGAGGGCATGCTCGACAAACAGGGCCGGCCCCTGGACTGGAACGACCAGGCCCGCATCGATGCCCTCAAGCTCCCGCTTACGTGGAAGGACGACACCCGTGGATACCTTCTGGCCAAGAATTCGTCCCGCATCGACGACCTCAAACTCGGGTTTGTCTGCAAGCAGGACTTTTTCTACGGGGGTCATGAAGGATCGGAAACCAACCGCCTCACGCTCTGGGCCCACGGCGTCAACTGGGTCCGCGACGTTGACATGCTCGCGGTCAAGGCCACCGGCCTGCAGAACATGCTCACCATCGATGGCAAGGGATTGGCCTGGCCGCCCTGCCCCGGCGTTTGGCTCGGCGTGCAAGACAGCCCGCTCGGCGTCACCGCGGCCGGCGATGGCAAAATTGCCTATTCCCATTCCAAGGTCATGCAGGTCCATCCGCTCGACTTCCCGTCGGCCAAGATCCCTTACTATGCGCCATTTGCCGAAGGGAACTACGACCTCACCCGCGACCTCCAGGTGGCCTTCCATCCCGGAACGGTCCAATGGGATGACGGCTACGCCCACACCGATTACGGACCCTGGAGCGGGGAGACCCGTCTGGTCGAACACTACAAGTCCAACAATCCGGTGGAACAAGCTTACCGCACCGTCCATCTGGCGCGCGGGGCGAGGCCCTACGTCCTGGTCCTGGATGACGCCCGCAAGGATGGCAAAAGCCACCTCTATGAATGGAACATTTCCGTGCCTGACGGGGCCCGGTTGGTCGAGGCCAAAATCCCCGAAGTCCAGTTCCAGAACGTCGATCCCTCCGAGAAACGCCAAAGCGACCTGATCCTCGGGCTGGAGGGAACACCGCGTGATCCGAAATCAGGCCGCCTGACCCCGGCCAAGGGAGATCCCCTGCTGCTGGTGCGCGTCCTTTGGCGCAACAGCCCCTACGGTTATCCGGTCCCCCGGCTTGAGAACACCCCCGTGGAAGTGCACTATCCCTACAAGGGCTCCGCCCGCCTGACCATCCCCGCCATTTCCGAATCGCCGGAGTTCCGGGTCATGCTCTATCCCTTCCGCCAGGGCGACCCCCTGCCGGTGACCGAATGGAACCGGGACCGGAGCGAATTGTCCGTGGTCATCGGCGACCAGAAAGACACCTATCGTTTCGCCCAAGCTGACGGCGGGCGCACGGTCTTTGCCATGCAGCGGGAAGGAAAAAGCGGTGGAGAAATTCCCACCCGGGCGACGCCGGCCCGCCCGGTGCTGGACGTCCGCGGAGTGCGCACCGATGTCAACGAGGCCCGCACCACCCGCGCCGAAGGGGAAGTCCCGGAATACCGGTTTGATGGGATGATCCAGGCGGGTTGGGTCCGGCCTCCGGCTCCGGCCTATGTGGTCTACACCCTCGACGGTACCCCGCCCCACGCCAAGTCACCGCGCTATCAGACGCCCTTGGAAATCAAGAAGACCACCGAGGTCCAGGCCCGCATCGTGGATCCCGCCTGGCCCGGCGGACAAAGCATGGGTGCGGTGCTCAAAGCGCGTTTCATCCAGGTGCCCGCCGCCGCAGGAATCAGCCAGCCTCCCGCTGGCAGCCAATCCGGGCTCCAGGTCCGGGTTTATGAAAAGAAGACAGTCATGTGGGACGACCGCGGATTCTTCCGCGCCAATAAGGTCATGCTTCCGGACCTCGACCGGGAAACCCCCGTCTCCACGTCCCTTGCCCCGGGATTCCAGCTGCCGCACACCGTGCCCTTGGCGGCGACGGACAAGCAAGTCAAGGGATTCTACCGCTTCACGGGCTGGTTCCGGGCCGATGCCCCCGGGGCCCATGAATTCGCCGTGGATTCCTGCGGCCCGGTGCGTTTGCAGGTTGCCGGACAGACCGTGATGGCCTCGACCGGGGTTTACCACCAACAACAAGCCGTCCGCCGGGGCACCGCCGTCCTCGGAACTGGCTGGCATCCTTTGGAACTGATCGTTTGCGATCCCCTGTATTGGAACCTGGCCACCGCCGACCTCATGCCGTTCCGGGTCACCGTCCGGCATGAATCCGGACCGGATCAGGCCATTGATCATTCCCGCCTGGCCACTTCCCCGCTTTCCGCCGCCGCTCCCTTTGCCCCGGCCGTGGTCTGGAAAGAGGCCCGGCCCGCCCCCGGCTGGATGGAACCCGGGGTGGTCCTCTCCATCTTTGAGCGCGAAAACAAAAACCACGATCCCGACTACCTCGACATCGAGGGATTGCCCCCGTTGCGCCAGGAAAAAACGGAAGTCCTGGAAGCCAATCTGCGACCCGCACTCGTCCGGGTTTACGATGGCTGGTTCCACGCGCCGGCGGACGGGATCTATGCCTTTGATCTGCCCTCCCGACGTGGCGCCAGTGCCGGGTTGGGAGAATTGCGGGCCGCTTACCAGAACCAACTCCGCATCGATGGCGAGGTGGTGGTGCAACGGGGCATTCCCGGGCGTTTCCCCCTGCGCCGCATCGGACTGAAGGCCGGATGGCATGAGGTCTCCCTTCGCCTGGGCAGCAGCCCCGCCGCCGGCAGCGTGACTTATCCTGACGGCCAGACCCTGCCCCTCACGGCCGCGGAGCTATCCCGTCCGTTGACCGTGGACATCCGCCCGAAGGATGCAGCACGGGCTGATTCCGTGGTGGAAATTTTCCGTCCGACACCGGTGGTTCTGTCGTTGCCCGCCGGCCGGGAGGGACAGATCCGCTACACGCTGGACGGCCGTGATCCGGGCCCGGATGCGACCTTGTATCGTGGCCCGGTGACCGTGGCCGGGAACGCCACCCTGACGGCAGCGGCCTATGTCCAAGGCCGGGCCCAGGCGGCCACGCCGCCCGCCCGGGTGGCTTTCTCCCTGGTCGACCGCCCCCTGCGCGACCGGATCGGACACGTGGACTTTGCCGGATGGAATGGTGAGCAGGGTCCGATGGCAAATGCGCAACCGTGCGCGGTGTGGGTGGCGCCGGAAGGCAAGCCCGGCTCCGGTCCGGGTTCTGTCGGACGTGTCCTGCTCGCCAATCCCCAGCCGGCCAAGGCCACGGGCGAGGCCGGTCAGATCGTCGACATCAACCTGACCAAGGGCTTGGGAAATTCCGCCTTCAAGCTCACCGGGCTGCGCATGCGCGACAACGCCATCACGGTGGGGGTCTGGTTCCGCAGTCCATCCGCCGATGGCAAACTCTTCGGCAAGGACGGCTTGACCGCCTTCGGCAAATCCTACAAGACGGTTTCCTGCGCCCTTTCCCGGGGCCATATCCAAGTGGGGCCCGGCAAGTTTTCCGGAGGAAAGGTCGCCCCGGGGGAATGGACCCATGTGGTGTTGGCTTCGGACGCCGACGCCCAGATCTTGTATATCAATGGCGAAAAAGTGGCGGCAGGGCCGGGCAGCCCATCCCTCGCCACCGACGCTTTGGATTTCTTCACCGACCACACCGCCGAAGTAGCTTCGGCCTCGGTCTACGGGCGCGTCCTGGGTCCGGATGAAATTCGCCAGTGGTATGTAAAAGTTTCGGCAACGCCGGAGATTCCGGGAAAAGCCACCCCAAGGAAAACCCCCTGA
- a CDS encoding prolyl oligopeptidase family serine peptidase: MSLAAFLCLVPGWTQASETRIHPEDLDSDGRLPDERMAYKTVDGIDLPMAVFLPRAGEDKSGRRPVILCLHGGAWSGWKGGDVSAWDGGVFAPHARYFAARGAVGVTISYRHVPRPDKDNEKEAFEKGPSLFDLLADCRSALRTLRKNADRLGIDPDRIAVIGDSAGGHLAACLGTIDRFDNPGDDLAVSGRANLTIPCNPITDLLDPKWRAFVPNTPRFWEANEALGLNDRARAISPMWNITPQAAPSLLLHGLGDSVVDPRHSSEFQAKLKAAGVRGDLFTLPKAGHAFILFGYRSTGAEWLDAMRAVDAFLVSMGYLQGKANLQPDSPQNRSWSIAGDQMTEGRIAGKAGEGVALHLPALDKAGVTTAGLVADPQRGQVIQVGRGRGGLELSGCPHPGTATTVASWILPDKPSGTLYKRGTLTGTGTGCKWVFGPGGVLTLHVAGASLTTKTPLPSGWVNVAFTVSPERAIVYINGQVVAEQALQNAVLIGPRVAVAEDFSGRFSDLFLADHALTAEEVAALADPRRKTPNPL, encoded by the coding sequence ATGTCCCTCGCCGCCTTCTTGTGTTTGGTTCCGGGATGGACGCAGGCCTCAGAAACCCGCATCCATCCGGAGGATTTGGATTCGGATGGCCGCCTGCCTGACGAACGCATGGCCTACAAAACGGTGGATGGCATCGATTTGCCCATGGCCGTATTTCTGCCCAGAGCCGGGGAAGATAAAAGCGGACGCCGTCCGGTCATCCTCTGCCTCCATGGTGGGGCCTGGTCGGGATGGAAAGGTGGGGATGTCTCGGCCTGGGACGGCGGCGTCTTTGCTCCCCACGCCCGCTACTTCGCCGCCCGTGGTGCGGTCGGGGTCACGATTTCCTACCGCCATGTCCCACGCCCGGATAAGGATAATGAGAAGGAGGCCTTCGAAAAGGGCCCCAGTCTTTTCGACCTCTTGGCCGATTGTCGTTCGGCCCTACGCACCCTGAGAAAAAACGCCGACCGCCTCGGCATCGACCCCGATCGTATCGCCGTCATCGGCGATTCCGCCGGAGGCCACCTTGCCGCCTGTCTCGGTACCATCGATCGATTTGACAACCCGGGGGATGACCTCGCGGTCAGCGGCCGGGCCAACCTCACCATTCCCTGCAATCCCATCACCGACCTGCTGGACCCCAAATGGCGGGCTTTTGTCCCCAACACACCGCGGTTTTGGGAAGCAAACGAAGCACTTGGCCTCAACGACCGTGCCCGGGCGATTTCCCCGATGTGGAACATCACTCCACAGGCCGCCCCCTCCCTGCTCCTGCATGGCCTGGGGGACAGCGTGGTCGATCCGCGGCATTCCTCGGAATTCCAGGCCAAGCTCAAAGCTGCGGGCGTGCGTGGCGACCTCTTCACCCTGCCCAAGGCCGGGCATGCGTTCATTCTCTTCGGCTACCGTTCCACCGGAGCGGAATGGCTCGACGCCATGAGGGCGGTTGACGCCTTCCTGGTCTCGATGGGTTATCTCCAGGGAAAAGCCAATCTCCAGCCTGATTCCCCGCAAAATCGGAGTTGGAGCATTGCCGGGGACCAAATGACGGAGGGTCGTATTGCTGGAAAGGCCGGGGAGGGGGTGGCCTTGCATCTGCCTGCGCTGGACAAGGCGGGGGTCACCACGGCCGGGTTGGTCGCCGACCCGCAGCGCGGACAGGTCATCCAGGTGGGCCGGGGCCGGGGCGGATTGGAACTCTCCGGATGCCCACACCCGGGGACAGCCACCACCGTGGCCTCATGGATCTTGCCGGATAAACCCTCGGGCACCCTCTATAAACGTGGAACCCTCACCGGGACGGGAACCGGCTGCAAATGGGTCTTCGGACCGGGAGGCGTGCTCACCCTCCATGTGGCCGGGGCCAGCCTCACCACCAAGACGCCCCTGCCTTCCGGTTGGGTTAACGTAGCCTTCACCGTCTCCCCCGAACGGGCCATTGTCTACATCAATGGTCAGGTGGTGGCGGAACAAGCCCTGCAGAATGCCGTCCTGATCGGGCCCCGGGTCGCGGTGGCCGAAGATTTTTCGGGCCGCTTCTCCGACCTTTTTCTGGCCGATCATGCCCTGACCGCTGAAGAGGTGGCAGCCCTGGCGGACCCCAGACGCAAAACACCCAACCCCCTGTGA